In the Leptospira sp. WS4.C2 genome, one interval contains:
- a CDS encoding HAD family hydrolase, whose translation MTNLTKNSWTDEIYGRLTTIIPRKPGIACFDFDNTLIRNDFGEKIMEELLHDGLKFVPKDLSDFFRDKELWKDHTAINTAEKERLIWEEYSYQLKEYGIERGYRWTSFIFQGMNQEEYYEVSRRAWERVNIPDRDSGVFPQVEMKDLIAYLYHHDWTVYIVTASPEPGIAAIAHLFPVEESKVIGMRQELGENGKFTHRLIEPYTYGEGKVKAIEERVGLYPDLAFGDSFNDFPMLCRAKQMAVAINRDNPEFASACAAKGIYIQPYFVYQPVPR comes from the coding sequence GTGACTAACCTGACAAAGAACAGTTGGACGGACGAAATTTACGGCCGTCTGACAACCATCATACCAAGAAAACCAGGCATCGCCTGTTTTGATTTTGATAACACTCTCATTCGCAACGATTTTGGTGAAAAGATCATGGAAGAACTTCTCCATGATGGACTTAAATTTGTACCAAAAGACTTATCTGATTTTTTTCGTGATAAAGAACTTTGGAAAGATCATACAGCAATCAATACAGCGGAAAAAGAACGTTTGATTTGGGAAGAGTATTCCTACCAGTTAAAAGAATACGGAATCGAAAGAGGATACCGTTGGACAAGTTTTATCTTCCAAGGTATGAACCAAGAGGAATACTACGAAGTGTCCCGCCGGGCTTGGGAAAGGGTGAACATTCCCGATAGAGATTCCGGTGTGTTTCCCCAAGTAGAAATGAAAGACCTCATCGCTTATTTATACCATCATGATTGGACTGTGTACATTGTGACCGCATCTCCTGAACCAGGAATTGCCGCCATTGCCCACCTTTTTCCTGTGGAAGAATCCAAGGTCATTGGGATGAGACAAGAGTTAGGTGAGAATGGAAAATTTACTCACCGACTGATTGAACCTTATACTTACGGGGAAGGAAAAGTAAAAGCCATCGAAGAAAGAGTTGGGCTCTATCCAGACCTTGCCTTCGGAGATTCCTTTAATGATTTTCCTATGCTTTGCCGAGCCAAACAAATGGCAGTAGCCATCAACCGGGACAATCCAGAGTTTGCCTCTGCTTGTGCCGCTAAAGGAATTTATATCCAACCTTACTTTGTTTACCAACCCGTACCCAGATGA
- a CDS encoding helix-turn-helix domain-containing protein: protein MVSKVEQPTDGIEQLISESGDYITDVVKENLKLIRHTKGFSLDKLANRCGVSRAMLSQIEQGKSVPTISVLWKIANGLNVPFSELLKEKNQDGIHILKAENSKVLYSNSKVFASRALFPFLGNRKTEFYELMLKPGGHEVAEPHKTGTTENLVVVSGKLRLRVGEKVVELEPKDSVFFKADVSHEYSNPTDQETLMYLVMDYTDEIG, encoded by the coding sequence ATGGTAAGTAAAGTAGAACAACCGACTGACGGAATTGAACAATTGATTTCAGAATCTGGCGATTATATAACAGATGTCGTCAAAGAGAATCTGAAACTCATCCGTCATACAAAAGGTTTTTCTTTGGACAAACTCGCAAACCGCTGTGGTGTAAGCCGAGCCATGTTGTCCCAAATCGAACAAGGGAAGTCTGTTCCCACGATCTCTGTTTTATGGAAAATTGCAAACGGACTCAATGTTCCCTTTTCTGAACTCCTCAAAGAAAAAAACCAAGATGGAATTCATATACTCAAAGCGGAAAACTCCAAAGTTCTCTACTCCAATTCCAAAGTTTTTGCAAGCCGTGCGCTTTTTCCTTTTCTTGGAAACCGCAAAACTGAGTTCTATGAACTGATGTTAAAACCCGGTGGACATGAAGTTGCCGAACCACACAAAACAGGAACCACCGAAAATTTGGTTGTTGTCTCCGGCAAACTTAGGTTACGCGTTGGTGAAAAGGTTGTGGAACTAGAACCAAAAGATTCTGTATTTTTTAAAGCCGATGTTTCGCATGAGTATTCCAATCCCACTGACCAAGAAACACTAATGTATCTTGTTATGGATTATACGGACGAAATAGGTTAA
- a CDS encoding M23 family metallopeptidase produces MKRNRSYYIILVLILFVVTYSAYAAYQKQKNGPVFLDNHVFQRYNEQWGLWVDLNAEKKSLLEKASEFGILAQEVMEINQLKEADLKHLKRSIFFPYSAEYMRGLQEKELFRETVESPIDQFIWPVLPNNKSRISSRIGRRWNTWHTGLDIAIPKHSIVLAAADGVVEEAGRGGDYGLAVKIYHHDMNHFHTVYGHNQELLVKPGDVVRKGQIIALSGNTGKSTGPHVHFEVRFHNVYLNPENFLTPYEEGVATSIVGFAD; encoded by the coding sequence ATGAAGCGAAACCGTAGTTACTATATCATTCTGGTCTTAATCCTATTCGTAGTGACCTACTCAGCCTATGCGGCTTACCAAAAGCAAAAAAATGGTCCCGTATTTTTAGACAACCATGTCTTCCAACGTTATAATGAACAATGGGGGCTTTGGGTTGACCTAAATGCCGAGAAAAAAAGCCTTCTCGAAAAGGCATCTGAGTTTGGAATCCTAGCCCAAGAGGTGATGGAGATCAACCAATTGAAAGAAGCAGATCTAAAACATCTGAAACGCTCCATTTTCTTTCCTTATTCCGCAGAATACATGCGGGGACTCCAAGAAAAAGAACTCTTCCGTGAAACAGTAGAATCTCCCATCGACCAATTCATCTGGCCCGTCCTTCCCAATAACAAATCAAGAATTTCTTCCCGGATCGGAAGGCGTTGGAACACCTGGCACACGGGTCTCGATATCGCCATTCCTAAACATTCGATCGTTCTTGCTGCAGCTGACGGTGTGGTCGAAGAAGCGGGACGGGGTGGTGATTATGGCCTTGCCGTTAAAATTTACCACCACGACATGAACCACTTCCATACGGTATACGGGCACAATCAAGAGTTACTCGTAAAGCCAGGGGACGTGGTAAGAAAAGGGCAAATCATTGCCCTCTCAGGAAACACGGGAAAGTCCACGGGACCCCATGTCCATTTCGAAGTCCGATTTCATAATGTTTATTTAAATCCTGAAAACTTTCTCACTCCCTACGAAGAAGGAGTTGCCACAAGCATAGTCGGATTTGCAGACTAA
- the trpS gene encoding tryptophan--tRNA ligase: protein MRVLTGLQPSGKLHLGNYFSAIKKILDYQSTEDLFLFIANLHALTTFRSKEELRGFTLECAIDLLALGVDPKKTVFWVQSDVPEVTELTWYLSQSITVSQLQLAHSFKDKVAKGFVPGAGLFTYPILMASDILLFSAEKVPVGKDQKQHLEFSRDIAERFNAQFGPVLTIPEPDIDENTATVPGVDGAKMSKSYKNTIDFFGTEKEIKKKVMSIVSDSKAVEEPKDPETSVIFQIHSLFLTSTEKSAQMEKYKRGGSGYGDLKKDLLDSILGHFAPYRAKREELTQNLDYVHQVLKEGKEKAKMVAEKKLEDVRKTLGIYPF from the coding sequence ATGAGAGTCCTTACCGGTCTTCAACCTTCAGGAAAACTTCACTTAGGTAACTATTTTTCTGCGATCAAAAAAATCTTGGACTACCAATCTACAGAAGACTTATTTCTTTTTATAGCAAACCTACATGCACTCACAACATTCCGATCCAAAGAAGAATTAAGGGGTTTTACTTTAGAGTGTGCGATCGACTTACTAGCACTAGGTGTTGATCCAAAAAAAACCGTGTTTTGGGTCCAAAGTGATGTTCCCGAAGTCACAGAACTTACTTGGTATTTATCACAGTCCATTACTGTTTCTCAATTACAATTGGCTCATTCTTTTAAGGACAAAGTAGCGAAAGGTTTTGTTCCGGGTGCAGGACTTTTTACCTATCCCATCCTTATGGCAAGTGACATCTTACTTTTTTCCGCAGAAAAAGTCCCCGTGGGAAAAGACCAAAAACAACATTTAGAATTTTCTCGGGACATTGCCGAAAGATTCAATGCACAGTTTGGACCCGTGCTTACCATTCCAGAACCAGATATCGATGAAAATACGGCCACTGTCCCTGGTGTGGATGGTGCGAAGATGTCCAAATCTTACAAAAACACAATCGACTTCTTTGGAACTGAAAAAGAGATCAAAAAGAAAGTGATGTCCATTGTGAGCGATTCGAAAGCTGTAGAAGAACCCAAAGACCCAGAAACATCTGTTATCTTCCAAATCCACTCACTCTTCCTAACATCCACAGAAAAATCGGCACAAATGGAAAAATACAAACGAGGTGGGTCTGGATACGGAGATCTAAAAAAAGATCTTTTGGATTCCATTCTAGGTCATTTTGCACCCTACCGTGCCAAAAGAGAAGAACTTACACAAAACTTAGATTATGTGCACCAAGTCCTAAAAGAAGGAAAAGAAAAAGCCAAAATGGTGGCAGAAAAAAAATTGGAAGATGTTAGAAAGACCTTAGGCATTTATCCTTTTTAA
- a CDS encoding ComEC/Rec2 family competence protein — MKQEIYLLPRADFSWFCLGICGTAFLLKLGLTVPGFHSLLLLISLLLIVLYTFLPQRLPRNIDRRVYLSLLASILFLLFANIHSGPRVKTIHPLFRYYLETQLKKSPLSKFESRIVMGFVTGSTKEIPGSFKDIAKESGILHLFAASGLHLGIFIGSLQFLGNLCFRKRKWISLILSLGVGFLYLAALDFPVSFLRAYLFVFLSLIASLFYRKIGPSDLLTISSGCIAFFLFYDFLSIGFLLSFGAVFGIFFLKPSFDHILFPKSKSILKENLHLTLACSICSFPVLVYYFRSFSYGGIWINFLLVPMAGILLPTLYLSIFLQSLVPEFLVDILSPWIWVPATFELSIFLKIFQVLCDLGRGYKTWSTTPESLFFISIFLTFVFTFYPKLRFLKHSLVKTAFYLLPTLFLIVSYFLPITNLPTLQTKFGKGNLSIRHGDHLYLFGTCYSKGITEPTPGHPPPKSISFESESCLRGIFSSMKKYQITDVYWHGTKKSLDWISKFNLPIKPKESEILGAEMNPLFSIIRFDGNPKVVDRFLKQTKLADKSRTNPKWKGILLLDFPPWKKKEAKEWIQYQKLLGISTAWKMILVEETFEIPLRDHLQYTNLL, encoded by the coding sequence ATGAAACAGGAGATCTATCTTCTTCCTAGGGCCGATTTCAGTTGGTTCTGTTTGGGAATTTGTGGGACGGCCTTTCTTCTAAAACTAGGACTTACCGTTCCAGGTTTTCATTCACTCCTTCTTTTAATCTCTCTCCTGCTAATTGTTCTTTATACCTTCCTTCCGCAGCGCCTTCCACGAAATATCGATAGGAGAGTTTATCTTTCCCTATTGGCATCGATTCTATTTTTGTTATTTGCCAACATCCATTCAGGACCTCGAGTAAAAACCATCCATCCCCTCTTTCGCTATTACTTAGAAACCCAATTAAAAAAATCTCCCCTCTCTAAGTTTGAATCAAGAATTGTTATGGGTTTTGTCACAGGATCCACAAAGGAAATTCCTGGAAGTTTCAAAGATATCGCAAAAGAATCAGGAATCCTTCATTTGTTTGCGGCCTCCGGTCTTCATTTGGGAATTTTTATTGGTTCCTTACAATTTTTGGGAAACCTTTGTTTTCGAAAAAGAAAATGGATCTCACTCATACTTTCGTTAGGTGTTGGTTTTCTCTATTTGGCGGCTCTCGACTTTCCTGTATCTTTTTTACGAGCTTATCTCTTTGTATTTTTATCTCTCATAGCATCACTATTTTATAGAAAAATTGGGCCATCAGACTTACTAACGATCTCTTCGGGATGTATTGCTTTTTTTCTCTTTTATGATTTTTTAAGCATTGGATTTTTATTATCCTTTGGAGCAGTGTTTGGAATTTTTTTCCTAAAACCGAGTTTTGATCATATCCTTTTTCCCAAATCAAAATCTATTTTAAAAGAGAATCTTCATCTAACACTCGCTTGTTCTATTTGTAGTTTTCCCGTTTTAGTTTATTACTTTCGGTCCTTTTCCTATGGAGGGATTTGGATCAATTTCCTTTTGGTTCCTATGGCAGGAATCCTTCTTCCCACACTTTATTTGAGTATTTTTCTCCAGTCCCTCGTCCCAGAATTTTTAGTGGATATACTCTCTCCTTGGATTTGGGTTCCCGCAACATTTGAGTTATCAATTTTCTTAAAAATTTTCCAGGTTTTGTGCGACCTGGGTAGAGGGTATAAAACTTGGTCCACGACTCCCGAATCTCTATTTTTTATTTCAATCTTCCTTACCTTTGTTTTTACATTTTATCCAAAACTTCGTTTCTTAAAACATTCCTTAGTGAAAACGGCTTTCTACCTTCTTCCGACTTTGTTTTTGATTGTTTCCTATTTCCTTCCGATAACAAACCTCCCGACACTCCAAACCAAATTCGGAAAAGGAAATCTATCGATTCGACACGGCGACCATTTGTATCTATTCGGAACTTGTTATTCTAAAGGAATCACAGAGCCGACTCCTGGCCATCCACCGCCAAAATCAATTTCCTTTGAATCGGAATCTTGCCTTAGAGGGATTTTTTCCTCGATGAAAAAATATCAAATAACAGATGTTTACTGGCACGGAACAAAAAAGTCCTTAGATTGGATTTCGAAATTCAATCTTCCCATAAAACCCAAGGAATCGGAGATCCTAGGTGCGGAAATGAATCCATTATTTTCCATTATCCGGTTCGATGGGAATCCAAAGGTGGTGGATCGGTTTTTAAAACAAACAAAACTGGCAGATAAATCCAGGACCAACCCCAAATGGAAGGGAATCCTTCTTTTGGACTTCCCTCCTTGGAAAAAAAAGGAAGCGAAAGAATGGATCCAATACCAAAAACTACTTGGGATTTCGACTGCCTGGAAAATGATACTCGTTGAGGAAACTTTTGAAATCCCCTTACGCGACCATCTCCAATATACAAACCTTCTTTGA
- a CDS encoding sterol desaturase family protein — MFENFTPPPIVTYAIPVFFLLIGIEVYIGYRKNKALYRLNDSIADLSTGIVSQIWGLFQKGIGLFAYFYIYEHFRFFEFAMTNPWAWVLCIVGQDFCYYWSHRLAHEVNILWAGHVIHHHSEEYNLVVALRQTGLGGIVTWIFYVPLALIGFHPWMYLASGQLNLIYQFWVHTKAVGKIGKIGEYILSTPSHHRVHHAINPIYIDKNHGGIFILFDRMFGTFREETEPCVYGTVKPLKSFNPVYANVHYYWELLKQAASAPYFLDKIKVFFKPPGWYPREGNKPAGFLPIPEVRPETFHKYDPKPPSEVRTYTTTWFVLVLLLSFSFLLFVAKFSLISQVLVTLWVTFSLVAINALIEGKSWAGAMEIGRLLFGFLVIAYFDVGWAYYAIGIVCLLVAGIYLYRTNGQKAQAA, encoded by the coding sequence ATGTTCGAGAATTTTACACCTCCGCCCATTGTCACCTATGCCATCCCTGTATTCTTCCTCCTGATTGGGATCGAAGTCTACATTGGTTATCGTAAAAATAAAGCCCTCTACCGGTTGAATGATTCCATTGCGGACCTAAGCACAGGAATCGTTTCGCAAATTTGGGGACTTTTCCAAAAGGGAATTGGACTCTTTGCATACTTCTATATTTACGAGCACTTTCGTTTTTTTGAATTTGCCATGACAAACCCTTGGGCTTGGGTCCTTTGCATTGTGGGCCAAGATTTCTGTTATTACTGGTCCCACCGTTTAGCTCACGAAGTGAACATTCTCTGGGCAGGACATGTCATCCACCACCACAGTGAAGAATACAATTTGGTTGTGGCTCTGAGACAAACCGGACTCGGTGGAATTGTAACCTGGATTTTCTATGTTCCTTTGGCTCTCATCGGATTCCACCCTTGGATGTATCTGGCAAGTGGACAATTGAACCTCATCTACCAATTTTGGGTGCATACCAAAGCTGTGGGTAAAATTGGAAAGATCGGAGAATACATTTTATCCACACCTTCCCACCACCGTGTTCACCATGCGATCAATCCGATCTACATTGATAAAAACCATGGCGGAATCTTTATCCTCTTTGATCGAATGTTTGGAACTTTCCGAGAAGAAACAGAACCTTGTGTTTACGGAACGGTCAAACCACTCAAAAGTTTCAATCCGGTTTATGCCAACGTTCATTATTATTGGGAACTTCTGAAACAAGCAGCAAGTGCGCCCTATTTCTTGGATAAAATTAAGGTCTTTTTTAAACCACCAGGTTGGTATCCTAGAGAAGGGAACAAACCTGCAGGTTTTTTACCCATCCCTGAGGTTCGCCCCGAGACCTTCCACAAGTATGATCCGAAACCTCCGTCCGAAGTGAGAACGTACACCACCACTTGGTTTGTTTTGGTTCTTCTTTTATCCTTTTCCTTTCTCCTTTTTGTAGCAAAGTTCTCTCTCATCTCGCAAGTGCTCGTGACTCTTTGGGTGACCTTCTCTCTTGTGGCGATCAATGCCCTCATTGAAGGAAAGTCTTGGGCGGGAGCGATGGAGATCGGACGCCTCCTCTTTGGTTTTCTCGTAATTGCCTACTTTGATGTGGGTTGGGCCTATTATGCGATCGGAATTGTTTGTCTCCTCGTGGCAGGAATCTATCTCTACCGAACAAATGGCCAAAAAGCTCAGGCTGCCTGA
- a CDS encoding electron transfer flavoprotein subunit alpha/FixB family protein, producing MADVLVVGELKNGELKKISKELTSAARKIADSIGGKVHTVIITDNVDAFAGDLKAVGADAVIGANLGDFSPEGYANGIFAIIQEKKPAVVLMPHSAQGKEYSARVAIKANAGIVADAVSLSVDGGKVVAKKPIYSGKAYANFKVTSDIQMFTVRANSQEVTPKDGAGAVEKSGASAGEVRTKSLSKDLSGGNKVQLADASIIVSGGRGIKGPENWPIIQDLADTLGAALGASRATVDAGWISHSHQVGQTGKTVSPNCYIACGISGAIQHLAGMGSSKYIVAINKDGDAPIFKVATYGVVADLFEVVPALTSEFKKVLG from the coding sequence ATGGCTGATGTTTTAGTAGTTGGTGAATTAAAAAACGGCGAACTTAAAAAAATCTCAAAAGAACTCACTTCTGCAGCTCGCAAAATTGCGGACTCCATTGGTGGTAAAGTTCATACAGTAATCATTACTGACAACGTAGATGCGTTTGCCGGTGATTTGAAAGCGGTTGGTGCTGATGCAGTCATCGGTGCAAACCTTGGTGATTTTTCTCCTGAAGGTTATGCAAATGGAATTTTTGCAATCATCCAAGAGAAAAAACCAGCAGTGGTTCTTATGCCTCACTCCGCACAAGGAAAAGAATACTCCGCAAGAGTAGCGATCAAAGCAAATGCTGGAATCGTTGCTGATGCTGTGTCTCTTTCTGTTGACGGTGGAAAAGTTGTAGCAAAAAAACCAATTTACTCTGGAAAAGCGTATGCTAATTTCAAAGTAACTTCTGATATCCAAATGTTTACAGTGCGTGCGAACTCCCAAGAAGTAACTCCGAAAGACGGAGCGGGTGCTGTAGAAAAATCTGGTGCGAGTGCTGGTGAAGTAAGAACCAAGTCTCTCTCTAAAGATCTTTCTGGTGGAAACAAAGTGCAACTTGCTGATGCTTCTATAATTGTATCTGGCGGACGCGGAATCAAAGGACCAGAAAACTGGCCGATCATCCAAGACCTTGCAGATACACTCGGTGCAGCACTTGGTGCTTCCCGTGCGACTGTGGATGCAGGATGGATTTCTCACTCCCACCAAGTAGGACAAACAGGTAAAACTGTCTCCCCTAACTGTTACATTGCTTGCGGTATCTCTGGAGCCATCCAACACTTAGCGGGAATGGGATCTTCCAAATACATCGTTGCCATCAACAAAGATGGAGACGCTCCTATTTTCAAAGTAGCGACTTACGGTGTGGTTGCAGACCTTTTTGAAGTAGTGCCTGCACTTACTTCTGAGTTCAAAAAAGTATTGGGTTAA
- a CDS encoding 16S rRNA (cytidine(1402)-2'-O)-methyltransferase: MNRLYLVSNSIGNDADIPPRTKTLLEEADWILGEEQRTTSTFLKKLGISKPFDLVNEHSSRKDMDEIAMKLATTKRTCLISDSGSPGLEDPGKWLVPLAWEMGVEVRSAPGPTALIAALTSSGFATSPFLFLGFLPREEKERERTLKQYIGLGITIAFYETAYRAKHCLETLAKILPGDRQIFLALGISMASETSFRGSAKEIHKKFPQGLKLPPVFVIEEKKERLKR, translated from the coding sequence ATGAACCGACTCTATTTAGTATCCAATTCCATCGGAAACGATGCCGACATCCCTCCTCGCACCAAAACCTTGTTAGAGGAAGCTGACTGGATCCTTGGGGAAGAACAAAGAACCACTTCCACTTTTTTAAAGAAGTTGGGAATCTCAAAACCCTTTGACCTTGTGAATGAACACTCGTCTCGGAAAGATATGGATGAAATCGCAATGAAGCTTGCGACCACCAAACGGACCTGCCTCATTTCTGATTCGGGAAGTCCTGGCCTTGAAGATCCAGGCAAATGGCTTGTCCCTCTCGCCTGGGAAATGGGAGTGGAAGTCCGATCTGCCCCAGGCCCCACTGCCCTCATTGCCGCCCTGACCAGTTCCGGGTTTGCTACCTCACCCTTTCTCTTTTTGGGATTTTTACCGAGAGAAGAAAAAGAAAGGGAACGGACTTTGAAACAGTACATTGGACTTGGGATTACTATCGCCTTTTATGAGACTGCCTACCGTGCCAAACACTGTCTGGAAACCTTGGCGAAAATCCTTCCTGGCGACCGCCAGATTTTCCTTGCCCTCGGAATCTCCATGGCAAGCGAAACAAGCTTTCGTGGTTCGGCCAAAGAGATTCATAAAAAGTTTCCCCAAGGACTCAAACTCCCACCGGTCTTTGTGATTGAAGAGAAAAAAGAAAGGTTGAAACGATAG
- a CDS encoding electron transfer flavoprotein beta subunit/FixA family protein: protein MKIVVLVKQVPDTETNIKVGEKSINEAGVKWIISPYDEFAIEEGIRIREKSGGEVIAVSLGPDRAVEALRTAYAMGVDRAVHVKVDDYVTFDSTYTSELLANLIKAENADVVIGGRQSIDTDSSQVVVQIAERLNVPHVAMALKLEFDGNKVTATREIEGGTEVVETTAPLAVTAQKGLNEPRYPSLKGIMSAKKKPVDVKKPEELGATGSKLEVVSLEPPPPRIAGRKLEAADAQGFASQLVKALREEAKVI, encoded by the coding sequence ATGAAAATTGTTGTTCTAGTAAAGCAGGTTCCGGATACGGAAACCAATATCAAGGTCGGTGAAAAATCGATCAACGAAGCTGGCGTAAAATGGATCATCTCTCCTTATGATGAATTCGCAATCGAAGAGGGAATCAGAATTCGTGAAAAAAGCGGTGGAGAAGTCATCGCAGTGTCCCTCGGTCCAGACCGTGCAGTCGAAGCTCTTCGCACTGCTTACGCTATGGGTGTGGACAGAGCCGTTCATGTAAAAGTGGATGACTATGTAACTTTTGATTCTACATACACTTCAGAACTTCTTGCAAATCTCATCAAAGCTGAAAACGCAGATGTAGTCATCGGTGGTCGTCAATCAATCGACACTGACAGCTCACAAGTTGTAGTTCAAATTGCAGAAAGATTGAATGTTCCTCACGTAGCTATGGCCCTCAAACTTGAGTTTGACGGAAATAAAGTAACTGCCACTCGCGAAATCGAAGGTGGAACTGAAGTTGTAGAAACTACAGCTCCTCTAGCAGTGACTGCTCAAAAAGGTTTGAATGAACCAAGATACCCAAGTTTAAAAGGGATCATGTCTGCGAAGAAAAAACCGGTAGATGTTAAAAAACCGGAAGAACTCGGAGCAACAGGATCTAAACTCGAAGTAGTATCTCTTGAACCACCTCCTCCACGTATCGCTGGTCGAAAACTGGAAGCGGCAGATGCACAAGGTTTTGCATCTCAACTTGTAAAAGCTCTTCGCGAAGAAGCGAAGGTCATCTAA
- a CDS encoding outer membrane lipoprotein carrier protein LolA, translated as MRNFLPKFSIVVLFFVQTGYLWAEEGRDRLNAVIGKMYSLESFRASVTINGGLTGVVSFKSPNQLHVRFSDGRIISSNGRILWFYNPDSSIAGKQDLKGVSGGLGGLLSGYENVSVSGRTFRLTSSTKRYNEIILVVSDNDLPRVLKMKRSDEEITEVAFSGIATNIGLGTGLFNFQPPTSSQIVENPLNQKE; from the coding sequence TTGAGGAATTTCCTTCCCAAATTTTCGATCGTTGTTCTTTTCTTTGTCCAAACGGGTTACCTTTGGGCAGAGGAAGGAAGAGATCGTCTCAATGCCGTCATCGGCAAAATGTATTCATTAGAAAGTTTTCGGGCCTCTGTCACCATCAATGGTGGACTCACAGGAGTCGTTTCTTTCAAAAGCCCAAACCAACTTCATGTAAGGTTCAGTGACGGAAGGATCATCTCTTCCAATGGTAGAATCTTATGGTTTTACAATCCAGACTCATCGATTGCCGGCAAACAAGACTTAAAAGGTGTTTCCGGGGGACTCGGTGGCTTACTTTCTGGGTATGAAAATGTGTCAGTTAGTGGCAGAACTTTTCGTCTTACATCTAGTACCAAACGTTATAATGAAATTATCTTGGTTGTTTCCGATAACGACCTCCCCCGTGTACTCAAAATGAAACGTTCCGACGAAGAAATAACTGAAGTAGCTTTCTCAGGCATTGCTACAAATATTGGTCTCGGAACGGGACTATTCAACTTCCAACCACCCACAAGCTCACAAATTGTTGAGAACCCTCTCAACCAAAAGGAGTAA
- the rsmA gene encoding 16S rRNA (adenine(1518)-N(6)/adenine(1519)-N(6))-dimethyltransferase RsmA, translating into MKSPYATISNIQTFFEAKGIRAQKKFGQNFLIDQNIVNFIINSTEPLLHDESTVLAEIGIGLGTLTYPVLGLDKKTYLFEIDNAYIELAKDEILPKFPKAVLYEGDALKNLFHIYNEKVFVFGNLPYHLTTEIINTLVIHCRNFQGGIFMVQKEFAERLVKETSSLSVFLSAFCEVKYLKTVHKNCFFPIPKIHSALILLSPKKETKRNQWKLRNNHEVEIWSRMLRTLFWGKRKQIQVSLRESPFSEDPDFREALGKAIQSAGVPPTARPEELNREQFLTLGQHLLDHLSK; encoded by the coding sequence TTGAAATCCCCTTACGCGACCATCTCCAATATACAAACCTTCTTTGAAGCCAAAGGGATCCGAGCTCAGAAGAAATTTGGCCAAAACTTCCTCATCGACCAGAACATAGTCAATTTCATAATCAATTCCACCGAACCTCTGCTACATGATGAATCAACGGTGCTTGCAGAAATTGGAATTGGGCTCGGTACTTTAACCTACCCCGTCCTAGGCCTAGATAAAAAGACTTATCTATTCGAAATCGACAACGCCTATATCGAACTGGCAAAAGATGAAATTTTACCAAAATTTCCCAAGGCCGTTCTCTATGAAGGAGATGCCTTAAAAAATTTATTCCATATCTATAACGAAAAAGTATTTGTATTTGGAAATTTACCTTACCACCTAACCACTGAAATCATTAATACCCTTGTCATCCATTGTCGCAATTTCCAGGGTGGGATTTTTATGGTGCAAAAGGAATTCGCTGAACGCCTTGTGAAAGAAACATCTTCCTTATCTGTTTTTCTTTCTGCCTTTTGCGAAGTGAAGTATTTGAAAACCGTTCATAAGAACTGTTTTTTTCCCATTCCTAAAATCCATTCCGCCCTCATCCTACTCAGTCCCAAAAAAGAAACCAAACGGAACCAGTGGAAACTCAGAAACAACCACGAGGTGGAAATCTGGTCACGGATGCTTCGTACACTTTTTTGGGGGAAACGAAAACAAATCCAAGTGAGCCTCCGGGAATCTCCCTTTTCTGAGGATCCAGACTTTCGGGAGGCTTTGGGGAAAGCTATCCAATCGGCAGGGGTTCCTCCTACGGCAAGACCAGAAGAATTGAACCGAGAACAATTTCTGACTTTGGGTCAACATTTGCTTGACCATTTGTCAAAATGA